The following coding sequences lie in one Deltaproteobacteria bacterium genomic window:
- a CDS encoding protease HtpX, producing MSNAIKTTVLLGVLTGLLLWIGQWLGGPQGLVVALVFAAAMNFGSYWFADRIVLAMYGARELSEQDAPELFRIVRELAAGIPMPMPRVYLVPSESPNAFATGRSPEHAAVAVTEGILRLLTRDELRGVLAHELSHVRNRDTLISAVAATLAGVIMMVARMAYWAALFGGVRRDEREEGGGVLGFLAMIIVAPIAASLIQLAISRAREYEADASGARILHRPEELASALEKIATVSGRIPLPAGPATAHLWIVSPLRGDRLANLFSTHPPIEERIRRLRAMAR from the coding sequence ATGTCGAACGCCATCAAGACGACGGTGCTGCTCGGTGTCCTGACGGGCCTGCTCCTCTGGATCGGCCAGTGGCTGGGCGGCCCGCAGGGTCTCGTCGTGGCGCTCGTCTTCGCGGCGGCGATGAACTTCGGCAGCTACTGGTTCGCGGACCGCATCGTGCTCGCCATGTACGGGGCGCGCGAGCTGTCGGAGCAGGACGCGCCGGAGCTGTTCCGCATCGTCCGCGAGCTGGCCGCCGGCATTCCCATGCCGATGCCGCGCGTCTACCTCGTTCCGAGCGAGTCGCCGAACGCATTCGCGACCGGGCGGAGCCCCGAGCACGCCGCGGTGGCGGTGACGGAGGGGATCCTCCGCCTCCTCACCCGCGACGAGCTGCGCGGCGTGCTCGCGCACGAGCTCTCGCACGTGCGAAACCGCGACACGCTGATCAGCGCGGTCGCCGCCACGTTGGCGGGCGTCATCATGATGGTCGCGCGCATGGCCTACTGGGCCGCGCTCTTCGGCGGTGTGCGGCGCGACGAGCGCGAGGAGGGCGGCGGTGTGCTCGGCTTCCTCGCGATGATCATCGTCGCCCCGATCGCCGCCTCGCTGATCCAGCTGGCGATCTCTCGCGCGCGCGAATACGAGGCCGACGCCTCCGGGGCGCGCATCCTGCACAGGCCCGAGGAGCTGGCGTCCGCGCTCGAGAAGATCGCCACCGTCTCCGGCCGCATCCCGCTGCCGGCCGGTCCGGCCACGGCCCATCTCTGGATCGTGAGCCCGCTGCGCGGCGATCGACTCGCCAACCTGTTCAGCACCCATCCGCCGATCGAGGAGCGCATCCGGCGGCTGCGCGCGATGGCCCGTTGA
- a CDS encoding glycosyltransferase family 9 protein, whose protein sequence is MCRESIERVALIFPGALGDILLALPALRALRARHANARLTVVVSAPLVTLARLAGIADEVANLDAASSAWVFGGSLPPPWLAGRPTLYSWLGSGDPAVRARVAQRARAAHFFAIERGAGPEHAAAAYARAVGARASLAALGDAGRLEPPPSPAGDRLHAALRAPVLAIHPGAGAPRKRWAVGGFVAVADWWRRHGGAVLEVAGPAEAASGSLVGTPLARDLALPDLAAVLARATLYVGNDSGVSHLAGAVGAAGAVLFGPTQARRWRPLAGRLTPLEAVGGGEPASIPLSALPSARVIAACERILGSRRERAVAFSS, encoded by the coding sequence GTGTGCCGGGAGTCAATTGAACGCGTCGCACTGATCTTTCCGGGCGCGCTCGGGGATATCCTGCTCGCGCTTCCGGCACTCCGCGCGCTGCGCGCGCGCCACGCAAACGCCCGCCTCACGGTGGTCGTGAGCGCGCCGCTGGTCACGCTCGCGCGCCTCGCCGGCATCGCCGACGAGGTCGCGAACCTCGACGCGGCCTCCTCCGCCTGGGTCTTCGGCGGCAGCCTGCCGCCGCCATGGCTCGCGGGCCGTCCGACGCTCTACAGCTGGCTCGGGAGCGGCGACCCGGCCGTGCGCGCGCGGGTGGCGCAGCGGGCGCGGGCGGCGCACTTCTTTGCGATCGAGCGCGGCGCGGGACCCGAGCACGCCGCGGCGGCGTACGCGCGGGCGGTCGGCGCTCGCGCGAGCCTCGCGGCGCTGGGCGACGCTGGACGCCTCGAGCCGCCGCCGTCGCCGGCGGGAGACCGGCTCCATGCCGCGCTCCGCGCGCCCGTGCTCGCGATCCACCCGGGCGCGGGGGCGCCGCGGAAGCGGTGGGCGGTCGGCGGTTTCGTCGCGGTCGCCGACTGGTGGCGGCGGCACGGCGGCGCGGTCCTCGAAGTGGCCGGGCCGGCAGAAGCCGCGTCCGGATCGCTGGTCGGTACGCCGCTGGCGCGCGACCTCGCGCTCCCCGACCTCGCCGCCGTCCTGGCGCGCGCCACGCTCTACGTCGGCAACGACAGCGGCGTCAGCCACCTCGCGGGCGCGGTCGGTGCCGCCGGCGCGGTGCTCTTCGGCCCGACGCAGGCGCGACGCTGGCGGCCGCTGGCGGGCCGTCTCACGCCCCTCGAGGCGGTCGGCGGCGGAGAACCGGCGAGCATCCCGCTCTCGGCGCTGCCGTCGGCGCGTGTCATCGCCGCGTGCGAGCGCATTCTCGGGAGTCGCCGGGAGCGCGCGGTCGCTTTCTCCAGTTGA